One genomic segment of Natrialbaceae archaeon AArc-T1-2 includes these proteins:
- the pdxT gene encoding pyridoxal 5'-phosphate synthase glutaminase subunit PdxT, giving the protein MTLVAGVVAVQGNVAEHVTAIERAAASVGEDVDVREVREAGVVPDCDLLALPGGESTTISRLLRETGIASEICAHVDDGEPLFATCAGLIVASRDARDDRVDELELVDVAVERNAFGRQRDSFEAPLEVDGLAQPFPAVFIRAPAIDDVGDAEVLATWDGRPVAARDGPVLTTAFHPELTGDPRLHRLAFFDGDETR; this is encoded by the coding sequence ATGACGCTCGTTGCCGGTGTCGTCGCCGTCCAGGGTAACGTCGCCGAACACGTCACTGCGATCGAGCGTGCGGCCGCCTCCGTCGGCGAGGACGTCGACGTTCGGGAGGTTCGTGAGGCCGGCGTCGTCCCCGACTGTGACCTGCTTGCCCTGCCCGGTGGCGAGTCGACGACCATCTCCCGGCTCCTCCGTGAGACGGGGATTGCCTCCGAGATCTGCGCCCACGTCGACGACGGGGAGCCGCTGTTTGCGACCTGTGCAGGGTTGATCGTCGCCTCGCGTGACGCCCGCGACGACCGCGTCGACGAACTCGAACTCGTCGACGTCGCGGTCGAACGAAACGCCTTCGGCCGCCAGCGAGACAGCTTCGAGGCTCCGCTCGAGGTCGACGGACTTGCGCAGCCGTTTCCCGCAGTGTTCATTCGTGCACCGGCGATCGATGACGTCGGCGACGCCGAGGTGCTCGCGACGTGGGACGGCCGCCCCGTCGCTGCCCGGGATGGGCCGGTTCTGACGACTGCGTTCCATCCCGAACTGACCGGCGATCCGCGGTTGCACCGACTCGCGTTTTTCGACGGCGACGAAACGCGATGA
- a CDS encoding helix-turn-helix domain-containing protein produces MSTIAEFRLSTTEMALADTLEYVPDATVRLETAVSRTLSGLWVLDAEREAIESAFEADPTVESATLLVRTDEGLLYDVEFAEDARRLCDELLAEGGSLLEARGADGSWQVRMRFRDREKLCRTHDRLLESGVNIDVRRVTDLDETTATHTRLTPEQQEALSAAFELGYFEIPRRISMEELADELDISHQALSERLRRAYETLVDAELQPTNGSS; encoded by the coding sequence ATGTCGACGATCGCCGAATTTCGTCTGTCGACCACGGAGATGGCACTCGCTGACACGCTCGAGTACGTTCCGGATGCGACGGTTCGTCTCGAGACCGCCGTGTCACGGACCCTGTCCGGCCTGTGGGTGCTCGACGCCGAGCGCGAGGCGATCGAGTCGGCGTTCGAGGCCGATCCCACCGTCGAGTCGGCGACGCTGCTCGTTCGGACCGACGAAGGGCTGCTCTACGACGTCGAGTTCGCCGAGGACGCTCGACGGCTCTGTGACGAACTGCTCGCCGAGGGTGGCTCCCTGCTCGAGGCTCGCGGAGCCGACGGCTCCTGGCAGGTCAGGATGCGGTTTCGCGACCGCGAGAAGCTCTGTCGAACCCACGACCGACTGCTCGAATCCGGGGTCAATATCGACGTCAGACGCGTGACCGACCTCGACGAGACGACGGCGACACACACCCGACTGACGCCGGAGCAACAGGAGGCGCTCTCGGCTGCGTTCGAGCTCGGCTACTTCGAGATCCCGCGTCGAATCTCGATGGAAGAGCTAGCCGACGAGCTCGACATCTCCCACCAGGCGCTGTCCGAGCGGTTGCGACGGGCCTACGAGACGCTCGTCGACGCGGAGTTACAGCCGACGAACGGTTCTTCGTGA
- a CDS encoding molybdopterin biosynthesis protein — protein sequence MDRKEFRDLATPAEAQETIASLSLEGGIDRVPLAEARGRVLVSRIDADLDVPGFDRASLDGYALRARDTFGADEAEPARLELVGEVHAGEEPDIDVGEGEAVEISTGAVMPPGADAMVPVERTDRAEPDSTDGASSAERRSTDGHAAEPRDDGTDVLVRTSVAPGDNVMFAGADVAAGERALGPGTRITPRDIGLLSALGIEEVPVRARPRVGIVSTGDELVRPGEDLDADSGEIYDVNSYTIAAGIEDAGGEAVLYPHAGDDTAELERVLREAADECDLVLSSGSTSASAVDVVYRVIEAQGELLLHGVSIKPGKPMLVGRLADSAYVGLPGYPVSAMMIFRTFVAPAIREAAGVPEPDTATVSGSMAVAERYTEGRHRLMPVGLLTDGDGETLVYPVDKGSGATTSLAEADGLVEIDPDTDYLEAGTDVTVSLFSPEVRPPTLFGVGEDDPAFGRLLDRLENPRHLSVGTRPAARRLRDGVPDVAVLAGPTDRDLDAEALGAWTREWGLIVRPGNPDDVEGLADLVDRDLRFVNRTSDSGLRTSLEATLEAFATDRGRDRREVVEAIDGFDLGLRAHESPARRVIAGEADVALGLRETADRLDLGFVRLGDQDVRALANPDRLEKPGVRELREALESNPALLADDAYR from the coding sequence ATGGACCGCAAGGAGTTTCGCGATCTCGCGACCCCGGCGGAGGCACAGGAGACGATCGCGTCGCTTTCGCTCGAGGGTGGTATCGACCGCGTCCCGCTCGCGGAGGCACGGGGACGGGTGCTGGTGAGCCGGATCGACGCTGACCTCGACGTCCCGGGCTTTGACCGGGCGAGTCTGGACGGCTACGCGCTTCGCGCTCGGGACACGTTCGGTGCTGACGAGGCCGAACCGGCCCGCCTCGAGCTCGTCGGCGAGGTACACGCCGGCGAGGAACCCGACATCGACGTCGGCGAGGGCGAGGCCGTCGAGATCTCGACCGGTGCGGTGATGCCGCCGGGAGCGGACGCGATGGTTCCCGTCGAACGCACCGACCGCGCCGAGCCGGACTCGACGGACGGAGCGAGTAGCGCGGAACGACGTTCCACGGACGGTCACGCGGCGGAGCCGCGAGACGACGGCACTGACGTCCTCGTCCGGACGTCGGTCGCACCCGGGGACAACGTGATGTTCGCCGGCGCTGACGTCGCAGCGGGCGAGCGCGCGCTCGGGCCCGGTACCCGTATCACCCCTCGCGACATCGGGTTGTTGTCGGCGCTCGGAATCGAGGAGGTTCCCGTCCGGGCACGCCCCAGGGTCGGTATCGTCTCGACCGGCGACGAACTGGTCCGACCCGGCGAGGATCTCGACGCCGACAGCGGCGAAATCTACGACGTCAACAGCTACACGATCGCCGCGGGCATCGAGGACGCCGGCGGCGAAGCCGTCCTCTATCCCCACGCCGGTGACGACACAGCGGAGTTAGAACGGGTCCTCCGGGAGGCTGCCGACGAGTGCGATCTCGTGCTCTCGTCGGGCTCGACGAGTGCAAGCGCCGTCGACGTCGTCTACCGCGTCATCGAAGCCCAGGGCGAGTTGCTCCTCCACGGCGTGAGCATCAAACCCGGCAAGCCGATGCTCGTCGGTCGGCTCGCAGACTCGGCGTACGTCGGCCTCCCCGGCTACCCGGTGTCGGCGATGATGATCTTCCGAACGTTCGTCGCGCCGGCGATCCGTGAGGCTGCGGGCGTCCCCGAACCCGACACGGCGACCGTCTCGGGATCGATGGCCGTCGCGGAACGGTACACCGAGGGGCGACATCGGCTCATGCCCGTCGGTCTGCTCACCGACGGCGACGGCGAGACGCTCGTCTACCCCGTCGACAAGGGAAGCGGCGCGACGACCAGCCTCGCAGAAGCCGACGGGCTCGTCGAGATCGACCCCGACACCGACTACCTCGAGGCCGGCACCGACGTCACCGTGTCGCTGTTCTCGCCGGAGGTGAGGCCGCCGACCCTGTTCGGCGTCGGCGAGGACGATCCCGCGTTCGGTCGTCTGCTCGATCGCCTCGAGAATCCGCGACACCTCTCCGTCGGCACCCGACCCGCGGCCCGTCGGCTCCGCGATGGCGTCCCCGACGTGGCCGTCCTCGCCGGTCCCACGGATCGCGACCTCGACGCCGAAGCACTCGGTGCGTGGACTCGCGAGTGGGGACTGATCGTCCGACCCGGCAACCCCGACGACGTCGAGGGGCTCGCCGACCTCGTCGATCGGGACCTCCGGTTCGTCAACCGAACGAGCGACTCCGGGCTGCGAACGAGTCTCGAGGCCACCCTCGAGGCGTTCGCGACGGATCGCGGACGAGACCGTCGCGAGGTCGTCGAGGCCATCGACGGCTTCGATCTGGGACTGCGCGCACACGAAAGTCCCGCTCGGCGGGTGATCGCCGGCGAGGCCGACGTCGCCCTCGGCCTCCGGGAGACCGCAGATCGCCTCGACCTCGGATTCGTCCGACTCGGCGACCAGGACGTCCGCGCACTCGCGAACCCCGACCGCCTCGAGAAACCCGGCGTCCGGGAACTTCGGGAGGCACTCGAGTCGAACCCGGCGTTGCTCGCGGACGACGCCTACCGGTAG
- a CDS encoding HAD family hydrolase, whose translation MVSEYDFWLLDLDGTLVDVEWSYTREVFDRVGDRLGREFTDREADIIWNGLTGSRDHQLREWGVDPTTFWEAFHAEEDPLVRAEQTYLHDDAAFVADLEDPVGLVTHCQRYLTEPVLEHVDIRDWFDVVVCCTDETGWKPDPDPVEQTMSKLGVGYNGHRGVLAGDGANDVGAAWNAGLDAIHVERVGHGRRGQCVLGDYRVESFDELE comes from the coding sequence ATGGTCTCCGAGTACGACTTCTGGCTGCTCGATCTCGACGGGACGCTCGTCGACGTCGAGTGGTCCTACACCCGCGAGGTGTTCGACCGGGTCGGCGACCGCCTCGGTCGGGAGTTCACCGACCGGGAGGCGGACATCATCTGGAACGGCCTGACCGGATCACGGGACCATCAGCTGCGCGAGTGGGGCGTCGATCCGACCACGTTCTGGGAGGCGTTTCACGCCGAGGAAGACCCGCTCGTGCGAGCCGAGCAGACCTACCTCCACGACGACGCCGCGTTCGTCGCCGACCTCGAGGATCCGGTCGGACTCGTCACACACTGCCAGCGCTACCTGACCGAGCCGGTGCTCGAGCACGTCGACATCCGCGACTGGTTCGACGTCGTGGTCTGTTGTACCGACGAGACGGGCTGGAAGCCCGATCCCGACCCCGTCGAGCAGACGATGTCGAAGCTGGGCGTCGGCTACAACGGCCACCGGGGCGTCCTCGCCGGTGACGGGGCAAACGACGTCGGCGCCGCCTGGAACGCCGGCCTCGACGCGATCCACGTCGAACGAGTCGGTCACGGCCGACGCGGCCAGTGCGTGCTCGGGGACTACCGCGTCGAGTCGTTCGACGAACTGGAGTAG